GGGCGAGAGTGTAATAGGAGAAGGCGCGTTCGGTATCCGTTTGGGCGGCGAGCAGCGCTTGAACGAGGGCAAGGTGACCTCCCAGAACCGGCTCGAACCGGCGGGCATCGATCGACAGAAGTATCGAAGAGGCTCGATTCGCGTCGCCGCTGCCATGCGCAATGATCCCGCGGATCAGATTTCTTTCCAGCTCGCTGGACTGATCTTCTCTCCACGGCTTGATCAGCTCGACGCTGCCGCCGCTCAAAACGAAGATTTCCGCGAATCTGAGAAATTCCTCGCTCGTGAGTTTGAGGCTTTCAGCCTCGCGCAGATGGGCCTCATATCGCTCGCGGGCTTCGGCCATCTCCAGGGAAGAGGCTTGTGTCCTTGCCACTTCATCGAAACGGCGCACATCCTGCCGAAGATCCGCAATCAGCGTTTGCTCGCGCTCCGCGCCGCGCGCCACAGAGCCTGCCATCAGCAGCAAGGCCCCGAGCAACGTTGCAATTGCCGCCCTCATTTGTCCTTGTCCTTGAGCAGGACTTCGATACGGCGGTTTTCAGGGGCCAGGGGATCTTCGGGATTGCGTGGCTGTCGATCCGCATACCCCTCGATCGATAGCACTCTTCCATCGCCGATCTTGCCTCGCGCCAGCATCAGGAACGCCATGCGCGCCCTTTCGGAAGACAGCGACCAGTTTCCGTAGGGATCACCCGCGAAGGGGCGCCCGTCGGTGTAACCCCGGATGATGATCTGACCCGGATACCTGGAGATGATATCGCCAATCCTGGTCATCACGAGGACAGTGTCCGGCTTCGGCATCGCGGAGCCCACATCGAACATGCTGCGCTTCGTGTCATCCATCAGACTGATCAGCGTTCCTTCCGTCACATTGGCGACCGAGACCTGAACCCGAAACGACTGCGGGAGACTGCTTTGAAAATTTTCGATTTCCTTCAAAATCTGCGCTGCCAGGGGAGCAGGAGTCTCCGTCGGCTCTTTCTCGGCGATAGTGACGGATTTTTGCGGTTTGGCAGGCTCCGGGTGATCAGTGGATGACCGTGAAGCCGGCTGCGTGATGTCCTCCGGCTTCGCAGATTGGATCAACCGCGGCTCGGCGATAAAGGGGTCGCGCGAAAACTCGCTACCAGACTTGCTTGAGACGTTATCTCTGGAAGCGATGCGCAGAGCTTCTTCAGCCCGGGTCTCCAGTTCGGTCAGCACGCCGAAGGGATTGCGGGTAAGCTCTTCCTCTGAGACGATTTGCCGATCCTGCGGATCTGCGGCAGCGGCCTTAGCCCGCCGCACTGCCGCCTCGGAAGGGTCTGTATCAAGCGCTTTCGGTATGGCATCAGCGACGCCCTTCGCTGGCGGCGTCTCTTCACTGAGCTTTATCGGATTGAAGTAGTTTGCTATCTGGGACAGGCGCTCCTTCGAGCTGGAATTCACCAGCCACATCACGAGGAAGAAGGTCATCATCGCGGTCATGAAGTCCGCGTAGGCTATCTTCCATACGCCTCCATGATGGTCCCCCTCCCCCTTGTACAGCTTCTTGCGGACCACGATGTCCGCGTGCGCCGGCGCGTTCTTCTTGTGTCGCGTCATACTCATGAACTCCGATACTCATTAACCAGCGACCAAGGCTCGTCTCTATTACGGTTCTATCGACGGAAACCGTCACGTCACATGCCTTCGTGATCACCGTCTCGACTGTCACTGCCTCATCGAGGCGCTGGGCCAGTTCGAAAACCAGATCCGAAGGACCGCAGATCTTTAATTTTATGACGCCTTCGTCTGAAGTTAGCCTTTGGATTTCCGCTAAAAGTCGAGCTATAGCTTCATCAGTCAGGTGGCGTTCGACAATGGGAGTCAGGATCCGCGCAGCAACGTCGCAAATCTCGGCCTGCATTGCAGCCAGCGACTGAAGCAGCAGGGTCTGGAGACGATCCGCCTCGCCCTCGACCCATTGTTTTCTTGCCGATTCCATCTCGGCTTTATGGCTTGCCTCACTCTCTGCGAGCATCTTCGCGGCGACCGCCTGGGCTTTCGCTTCGCCCTCATCCAGCCCCTTCCGGTAGGCTGCGGCCACTTCGAGTTCCCGCGCCTCGACGTTTTCGCGCGCCAAGGGAGCCCCAAGACGGGCAAGAAAATCCGGCAAAGGCAGGCGCCCCGAGGCTGCTTCCACGTCAACCCTCCCTGATCCAGTCGATGAGAACGGCAGCGGCTTTCTCCTCGTCCCGAGCGATGGCTTTCTCCACGGATTTCAGAGGCGTATCCTTATTGCTGGTGCCCAGCGTTGTGAGGGGCGGGACATCCTCAGCGAGAGCATCAACCGGCGCGGCAACGGTGTCGAGAATCGGTGTGTTTCGCTTGTCGGCGGCGATTTGTGGCGCGGGCTTGGGCTTGTTTTCAAGGATCATCCGCAGCGAGGGACGAAGCCCGATCACCACAAACAGGATCGTCGAGAGAAGTATGGCAGCGGCAAGCACATAGCTTCCCAGTCCTTCCATCACATGATCCCAGAACGCGGGCGCCGGCGCCGGCTCGAACTCATTGCCACCAGCGAAATCGAGTGCGACGACAGTAGCCTTGTCGCCGCGCAGCGAGTCCAGCCCCGCGGCTGACGAGACAAGCCGCTCCACGACCCGTAGCTGTTCATCCGGCGCGGTCTTGGCGCTCTCGGCCGCAGCGATGAGCGGCTTCCTGTTCAAAACCACCGCCACGGCGATGTTTTCCACCCGGTAGCCCTCGCTGTGTGTCGTGACGCTTTTCGAACTCACCTCGTAATTTGTCGTCTCTTCCTTTCTTTCGCTCGCGCGCTTCGACTGATCGGAAGGCTTCGTGTTTTGCTGATCAGCGGGAATGTTCTGCTCCACGCTGACATTCCATTTCTGATTGGTATTTTGAGAGTTGCTGCTCTCTTTCACCGTGCGGGTGGAGCGCTCGGCCTTGGATTCGGGGTCGAAGGCAGTCTCGTTGATCTGCTTCTTGTCGAGGTTCAGCCGGACAGTGACGCTCGTCTCGAAGTTTCCGAGCCCGATGACGGGTGTCAACGTCTTGCGAATATTGTCGTTTATTTCGCGGGAGACCTGCTTTTCGAGTTCCAGCATCTTGCCGCTGGCAACGCCAGGACCGTCATCGCCGGCGGAAAGGATGGTGCCATCGGTGCTGAGCACCGCCACATGATCCGGCTTCATTCCCGGCACAGCCGACGCCACGATCTGGCGAATGGCGGCTGCGGAGGGCGGCTGCGCTCCCGATTGTTTGACGACCACCGACGCCGAAGCAGGCTGTGGCTCGCGCCGGAAGGAGCCGGCGTCCGACATGACGAGATGAACGCGCGCTGAACTCACGGACCGCATGGCTTCGATAGTGCGGGCGATTTCGCCTTCGAGCGCCCGGACACGGGTGACATTCTGCATGAAGGAGGTCAGCCCCAGCGACCCGAGCTTGTCGAACAGCTCGTAACCGGCCGTGGCGTTGTTGGGAAGACCGCGCTCGGCGAGGATCATGCGGGCCCGCGCGGTGTCACCCCGG
This genomic window from Rhodomicrobium lacus contains:
- a CDS encoding flagellar motor protein MotB, whose protein sequence is MSMTRHKKNAPAHADIVVRKKLYKGEGDHHGGVWKIAYADFMTAMMTFFLVMWLVNSSSKERLSQIANYFNPIKLSEETPPAKGVADAIPKALDTDPSEAAVRRAKAAAADPQDRQIVSEEELTRNPFGVLTELETRAEEALRIASRDNVSSKSGSEFSRDPFIAEPRLIQSAKPEDITQPASRSSTDHPEPAKPQKSVTIAEKEPTETPAPLAAQILKEIENFQSSLPQSFRVQVSVANVTEGTLISLMDDTKRSMFDVGSAMPKPDTVLVMTRIGDIISRYPGQIIIRGYTDGRPFAGDPYGNWSLSSERARMAFLMLARGKIGDGRVLSIEGYADRQPRNPEDPLAPENRRIEVLLKDKDK
- the fliF gene encoding flagellar basal-body MS-ring/collar protein FliF, with the protein product MIRPASQRGWGNMAIRDQIDALTASFLGLGARRLAALAAVGIAIVAIIGIGSYYVSRADKDVLYVGLTPADVSRIGAALKEAGISFDASSEANKIFVNRGDTARARMILAERGLPNNATAGYELFDKLGSLGLTSFMQNVTRVRALEGEIARTIEAMRSVSSARVHLVMSDAGSFRREPQPASASVVVKQSGAQPPSAAAIRQIVASAVPGMKPDHVAVLSTDGTILSAGDDGPGVASGKMLELEKQVSREINDNIRKTLTPVIGLGNFETSVTVRLNLDKKQINETAFDPESKAERSTRTVKESSNSQNTNQKWNVSVEQNIPADQQNTKPSDQSKRASERKEETTNYEVSSKSVTTHSEGYRVENIAVAVVLNRKPLIAAAESAKTAPDEQLRVVERLVSSAAGLDSLRGDKATVVALDFAGGNEFEPAPAPAFWDHVMEGLGSYVLAAAILLSTILFVVIGLRPSLRMILENKPKPAPQIAADKRNTPILDTVAAPVDALAEDVPPLTTLGTSNKDTPLKSVEKAIARDEEKAAAVLIDWIREG